The Candidatus Desulfovibrio trichonymphae region CAGCAAGGGCAAAGCCGCAAGCGAATGAGTGATGCCGCGATGCAGCAGCAAAAACTGCAACGGCCCAGAAGCTAAAAAAACATCGACATCAGGGGCGGCAGCGGCCAGAGCAGCCAGCGGCAGCGCCATACGGGTTGCGGGGCGTTGCGGCAGAGCCAGCATGGCGACTGCGCCAGAAGCGGCATGCGTCAGAGGATCCATGCCAGCCTTATAACGGCAAACCGCGTCTGGCCGCAAGCATGAAGAGTTTCACCTTCGTAATATTTTTTGATATTTTTATCAAGCAAAAGCAATTGATTACCAGTGTCAAATCATTGCAAAAATGAATCTCTCCAAACGTATTCATAGTTTGACAAAAACTAACGAAAGGCAGTAAGTGCATAACAAAGTGGTCAAGTGCGCTCCGCACGCGGAGCAATAGATATTCTCTACATGACCTCGGACGCGGAGCAACGCCGACTGGCATGGCTGAAAATCAAGATAATTCAAATGGAAGAACTTTGCCGCCTCTGTCACAGCCGCCTGCAAATCACACAGAATATCTTTGAGAAACGCCGCGAAGCGGACGCGCAGGCGCCCCCTTCAGTATCGGCGAAGCCGATGTCGCCGGCCTTAGCTGTTCATTGAGGCCACATGTTCAGCAGGTGGAGTATTCACTTATAACTATTTATAATAAATTGGAGAAACCATGCGTCAACCACATAGCGGCATTGCCCCTGAAGGCTGGCCCTGCATATGCCTGACAGCGCTTGCAGCCGTTGTTTTCGCCTTTCTCGGCCTTGGCGTTGCGGCGCTGCTCTTGCTTGCATCCTGCGCTTTCAGCGTACATTTTTTTCGGGATCCGGAACGGGTCGTCCCCCAAGGCGCGAATATTGCCGTCAGCCCAGCCGACGGACGCATTCTGCATATTACGGAAAAACCGGAGCCTTTCAGCGGACAGACGCGTCAGTGCGTCAGCATTTTCATGAATCTCTTCAATGTGCATGTCAACCGCGTTCCCATTGACTGCACAGTGGAAGAAATACGCTACTGGCCGGGGAAATTTTTCAATGCATCCCTGGACAAGGCATCTACGGACAACGAACGTTGCGCCCTTTTGCTGCGCGATACAGACGGCCTGACATGGATTATGGTGCAGATAGCCGGCCTTGTCGCACGGCGCATCGTCTGCCGCACGGAAGCTGGCGAGGCCCTCATGCGCGGGCAACGTTGCGGCATGATACGCTTTGGTTCGCGAGTTGACCTTTATCTGCCACGGGGCTATGTTAGTGCGGTTCAGCTCGGCGAACGGGTTTTTGCGGGGCAAAGCATCATCGTCCGCCGCGGATAATCGAACAACGCCATGGAAAAAAAGAAGCCGCACAGAGGGGTTTACCTGCTGCCCAACATGATCACGACGTTGAGCATGTTTTTCGGCTTTCTCGCAATGGTATGGGCAGTACAGAGCCGCTACGAAACGTCAGGCATGGCAATTCTGCTCGCGGCACTCATGGACGGTCTGGACGGCAAGGTCGCCCGCCTGACAAACACGGCGAGCGAATTCGGCGTGCAGTACGATTCGCTTGCGGATATGGTCGCCTTCGGCCTTGCGCCGGCCTTTTTGCTCTGGCAATGGCAGTTGCAGCATTTCAGCCGTCTGGGCGTGGCGGCGGCCTTTATCTACACTGCGTGCGGCGCGCTTAGACTCGCGCGTTTCAACATAAGCAACACGGCTGTGGGTAAATACTTTTTCATCGGCCTGCCCATTCCGGCGGGAGGCTGCACTATTGTGAGCTTTATTTTTTTCGCCGCTGTTCTGCCGAATTTTCTCACGCCGGCAACGCCGTATGCGGCTCTGTTTCTGACCATCGGCACAGGCGTGCTGATGGTCAGTTCCGTACGTTATTTTTCTTTCAAAGAGTACGCCTTGTTGCGCGCCCATCCCGTACGCGCCATGCTTGTTTTTCTTTTCCTGCTCGCGTTCGTGATTTCCTTCCCCAGGTTTATGGGCTTTTTTTTGTGCATCATCTACATTACGGGCGGTCTTGTCTATACATTTTTCATATTGCCCCGACGCAACCGCCAGCTCTTGCGCGCCCTGTCGCTTACGGACAATTGACCTGATCCGAAGCCAGGGACAATCGCGATGAAAAACATTGTTGCAGTCCCGTCTGTTTCATACAACAACTGAAATCAATATATTTTATTTTAACAATATGCCCTGTTTTTCCTCCCAGAAGAGACCAGAGATCATGCAAAACAACGTTTATTTTTTTGACACAACCCTGCGTGACGGCGAACAGTCGCCCGGTGCCACCATGAATTTACAGGAAAAACTCGGTCTCGCCCATCAGCTGGAAAAGCTCGGCGTGGACGTGCTGGAAGCGGGCTTCCCCGCGTCAAGCTTGGGAGATTTCGCCGCTGTGCGGACTATTGCCTCAGAGGCTGGGGATATGCAGATAGCGGGCCTGTGCCGCTGCCTTGAAAGCGACATCGACCGTTGCTGGGCAGCCGTCAATGTCGCGAGAAATCCGCGTATCCACTTGTTTCTGTCAACCTCGCCACTGCACATGAAACACAAGTTGTGCAAAAGTCCCGAAGACGTGCTCAAAATGATAAGCGCCGGCGTCAAATGCAGCGCCACATGCACGGATAATGTGGAATTTTCCGCTGAAGACGCCTCCCGCTCCGAGCGCGACTTCCTCTGCCGCGTTGTGGAAACAGCCATTAAGGCCGGCGCGCGCGTGATAAACTTGCCCGACACGGTAGGATATGCCCAACCGGAGGAATATGCAGCGCTGATAAGCTATGTGATCAACAACACGCCCAACAGCGACAAGGCCATATTCAGCGTGCACTGTCATAACGATCTGGGGCTCGCCGCAGCCAACACGCTGGCCGCGCTCAAGGTCGGCGCGCGTCAGGCCGAAGTGACGCTGTGCGGCATAGGCGAACGCGCCGGCAACGCGGCAATTGAGGAAGTCGTCATGGCACTTGCCGTGCGCAGGGATTACTTCGGCCTGAGCCACAGCATTATCACAGAGCAGCTCTATCCCTCCTGCCGTCTGCTTGCCATGACCATAGGAATGCCCATCCCCGACAACAAGGCCGTCGTCGGCGCGAACGCCTTTGCGCATGAGTCCGGCATCCATCAGGACGGCATGCTTAAAAATCGCGAAACATATGAAATCATGACACCGCAGTCCGTGGGGCGCAAAGAGAGCAACCTTGTCATAGGCAAGCACTCGGGCCGCAACGCCGTGCGCAGCAAATTTGAAAGCATGGGCTGCAAGCTTGACGAAAATCAGCTCAATGTGCTTTTTGAAGCGGTCAAACATCTGGCCGACTGCAAAAAAATACTGCATGACGACGACCTTATGGCTCTGCTGCAGGAAGAAATCTATCGCATTCCCGACCGATTCCGCCTGCGGCATGTGAGTGTGCAAAGCTCCGACGCGGGCGGCGTGCCGCCCGCAGCCGCAGTCATCATGGATGTGGACGGCATGGAAAAAAGCGGGGCCGGCTTCGGCGCTGGGCCGATTGACGCACTCTTCAATGTGATTGCAGAGATTGTAGGCCATGAAACAGAGCTGGAACAATATTCCATCAACGCCATCACCGGCGGCACAGACGCGCTCGGCGAAGTGACCGTGCGTCTTAAGAAAAACGGATACACCGCCATAGGCCGGGGCGCGCACCCAGACATCCTGGTGGCCAGTGCGCGGGCATATGTTAACGCACTCAATTCACTGGCAAAACATGAAGATGAAGACACGCTGCTGCACGTTCGGCACACCCTGTAGATACAGGAAAAAATCGTTATCTTATTTAAATCATTATAAATTAATCTGACATCCCGAATGATGGTTACAACAGGGTAAGGAGAAACCCATGCCGAAAACGCTGACGCAAAAAATTTTACAAAAACACAGCAACGACATTGTGGAGCGCGACGGACAGATTGTGCAATGCCGCGTCTCGCTTGTTCTCGCCAACGACATAACAGCGCCGCTGGCCATCAAATCCTTTCACGGCATGAACGCGAAACGGGTTTTTGATAAAGATAAAATAGCCCTGATCATGGACCATTTTACACCGCAAAAAGACATTGACTCCGCCAATCAGGTGAAGACGGCGCGCGCCTTTGCCAAAGAGCAAAATATCACCCACTATTACGAGGGAGGGGCATGCGGCGTGGAACACACCTTTCTGCCGGAGCAGGGTCTTGTCGGGCCGGGAGATTTGGTTGTCGGCGCAGACAGCCATACCTGCACATACGGCGCTCTGGGAGCCTTTGCCACAGGCATGGGCTCAACAGACATTGCGGCGGCCATGGCGCTCGGCGAAACATGGTTCAAAGTGCCGCCGGCCATTCGCGTTGACTACACGGGCACAATGCCCCGCTGGCTGCGCTCCAAAGATCTGATACTCATGCTCATCAGCGCCGTCGGCGTAGACGGGGCGCTATACAAGGCTCTGGAATTCGGCGGCCCAGTCATTGACAGACTGCCGGTGGAAGGGCGCCTCACCATGGCCAACATGGCAATTGAGGCCGGAGGGAAGGCGGGACTCTTCCCAGTGGATGAACTGACCCGCGCCTACTGCGCCGAACACGGACGTTCGGGTATTGACGTTTCGCTTACCGCAGACAAAAACGCGCCATACGATCAAGTGGTCGCCATAGATGTGACCGGCCGTGAGCCTGTGGTGGCCTGCCCGCATTTGCCCTCCAACGTCAAACCGGTTTCTGAAGTCAAAAATACGCACATACAACAGGTCATCATAGGCTCCTGCACCAACGGCAGAATCAGCGACATG contains the following coding sequences:
- the leuC gene encoding 3-isopropylmalate dehydratase large subunit: MPKTLTQKILQKHSNDIVERDGQIVQCRVSLVLANDITAPLAIKSFHGMNAKRVFDKDKIALIMDHFTPQKDIDSANQVKTARAFAKEQNITHYYEGGACGVEHTFLPEQGLVGPGDLVVGADSHTCTYGALGAFATGMGSTDIAAAMALGETWFKVPPAIRVDYTGTMPRWLRSKDLILMLISAVGVDGALYKALEFGGPVIDRLPVEGRLTMANMAIEAGGKAGLFPVDELTRAYCAEHGRSGIDVSLTADKNAPYDQVVAIDVTGREPVVACPHLPSNVKPVSEVKNTHIQQVIIGSCTNGRISDMRDAAELLRGRKVDKNVRCIVLPSTPTVWKQCLREGLIEIFMDAGCIVGPCTCGPCLGGHMGILGDNERAVSTTNRNFKGRMGSLSSEVYLAGPVVAAASAVAGCVAGPEQIGA
- a CDS encoding phosphatidylserine decarboxylase family protein, coding for MRQPHSGIAPEGWPCICLTALAAVVFAFLGLGVAALLLLASCAFSVHFFRDPERVVPQGANIAVSPADGRILHITEKPEPFSGQTRQCVSIFMNLFNVHVNRVPIDCTVEEIRYWPGKFFNASLDKASTDNERCALLLRDTDGLTWIMVQIAGLVARRIVCRTEAGEALMRGQRCGMIRFGSRVDLYLPRGYVSAVQLGERVFAGQSIIVRRG
- the pssA gene encoding CDP-diacylglycerol--serine O-phosphatidyltransferase produces the protein MEKKKPHRGVYLLPNMITTLSMFFGFLAMVWAVQSRYETSGMAILLAALMDGLDGKVARLTNTASEFGVQYDSLADMVAFGLAPAFLLWQWQLQHFSRLGVAAAFIYTACGALRLARFNISNTAVGKYFFIGLPIPAGGCTIVSFIFFAAVLPNFLTPATPYAALFLTIGTGVLMVSSVRYFSFKEYALLRAHPVRAMLVFLFLLAFVISFPRFMGFFLCIIYITGGLVYTFFILPRRNRQLLRALSLTDN
- a CDS encoding 2-isopropylmalate synthase: MQNNVYFFDTTLRDGEQSPGATMNLQEKLGLAHQLEKLGVDVLEAGFPASSLGDFAAVRTIASEAGDMQIAGLCRCLESDIDRCWAAVNVARNPRIHLFLSTSPLHMKHKLCKSPEDVLKMISAGVKCSATCTDNVEFSAEDASRSERDFLCRVVETAIKAGARVINLPDTVGYAQPEEYAALISYVINNTPNSDKAIFSVHCHNDLGLAAANTLAALKVGARQAEVTLCGIGERAGNAAIEEVVMALAVRRDYFGLSHSIITEQLYPSCRLLAMTIGMPIPDNKAVVGANAFAHESGIHQDGMLKNRETYEIMTPQSVGRKESNLVIGKHSGRNAVRSKFESMGCKLDENQLNVLFEAVKHLADCKKILHDDDLMALLQEEIYRIPDRFRLRHVSVQSSDAGGVPPAAAVIMDVDGMEKSGAGFGAGPIDALFNVIAEIVGHETELEQYSINAITGGTDALGEVTVRLKKNGYTAIGRGAHPDILVASARAYVNALNSLAKHEDEDTLLHVRHTL